TGCAGAGACGGGAATGCTGCCCAAGCTGGATGTCGCACAGTTCAAGCATCCGACGATCGTTGCTCCGCTGCAATAAGCGAGCAGGCGCATCATCCAAACCGGAAGATCGCGGCGTCCCGGATCATCCGGGACGCTACATGAAGAAGATGCACGTATGAAGAAATTGCGATCACGGGTCACCACGGACGGTCTCGACCGAGCCCCGCATCGTGCGTTCATGCGCGCCATGGGTCTCGACGATGCCGCGATCGCCAGGCCGATGGTCGGCGTCGTCAGCATGAAGGGTGAGCAAACGCCCTGCAACATGACGCACGACTTTCAGGTCGCCGCGGCCAAGACCGGAATCGAGGAGGCCGGCGGCACACCGCGGGAATTCTCAACCGTGTCGGTTTCCGATGGCATCAGCATGAATCACGAGGGGATGAAGTTCTCCCTGTTTTCGCGCGAGCTGATCGCGGACTCGATCGAAGCGGTCGTCCATGGCCTCGCCTACGACGCGCTGATCGGATATGGCGGATGCGACAAGACGCTTCCCGGCGTGATGATGGGCATGGTTCGCTGCAACGTGCCATCCATTTTCATTTATGGCGGCAGCTCGCTTCCGGGGCGCGTGGACGGGCGGACGCTGACGGTGCTCGACTCCTATGAGGCCGTCGGCAGCTTCACGACTGGCGAGATCGACGGTGCCACCCTCGAGCGGATCGAGCGCGCCTGCCTGCCGACCATCGGTGCCTGTGCCGGCCAGTTCACCGCGAACACGATGGGGATGGTGTCGGAGGCGATGGGCCTCACCATTCCCAACGTCTCGATGGTGCCCGGAGTCTACGCTGAGCGCGCGCAGATCTCGCGTCGCGCCGGCCGGCTGATCATGGAGATGCTGGAACGCGGCGGGCCGCTGCCGCGCGACATCGTGACGCGGAAATCCCTGGAGAATGGTGCCGCGATCGTGGCTGCGACGGGCGGCTCGACCAATGCCGCACTGCATCTGCCGGCGATCGCCAATGAGGCCGGCATCGCGTTCAGCATCGATGACGTCGGCGAGGTTTTTGCCAGAACACCGCTGATCGGCAATCTGCGGCCTGGGGGCAAATACACGGCGAAGGATGTCTACGACATCGGTGGCGCGGCCGTCGTCATCTGCGAGCTGATCCGGAGCGGTCATATCGATGGCAGCTGCATCACGATCACGGGCCGCACGCTTGCCGAAGAATATGACGCGGCCAACGCGCCCGATGGCGAGGTCGTTTACGCGTCCCGCGCGCCGATCATGCCCGATGGCGGCGTGGCGGTGCTGAAAGGCAATCTTTGCCCCGACGGCGCGGTGATCAAGGTTGCGGGATTGAAGAGCCAGTTCTTCGAGGGCGTGGCACGCGTTTTTGAGGATGAGGAGGCCTGTGTCGCAGCAGTGCGCGACCGCAGTTACAAGGCGGGCGAGGTGCTGGTGATCCGCAATGAAGGGCCGGTCGGTGGCCCCGGCATGCGCGAGATGCTTGGGGTCACCGCGCTGATCTACGGGCAAGGCATGGGCGAAAAAGTGGCCCTGATCACCGACGGACGGTTTTCTGGCGCGACCCGAGGGATGTGCATCGGCTACGTGTCGCCCGAGGCCTTCGTCGGCGGTCCACTGGCGCTTGTCCGTGACGGCGACAAGATCCGGATTGATGCCGCAAACCGACGGATGGATATGCTGGTCGACGAGCAGGAACTCACGGCCCGCCGGCGCGATTGGAAACCGCGATCACCGCGGCATCGCGCCGGCGCGCTCGCAAAATATGCGCGACTGGTCGGGCAGGCGCCGGGCGGAGCCGTGACGCATGAAGGCCCGGCAGAATGGCCCTGGTTCGAATGACGCGCCGCACTGGCGCGAAAGCGGCGGCCAATCTGGCAAGTTTTTTGCTAAGCTCGTGCCGCTGATGACGGACGCTCAGTGGGTACGTTGCGAGATGTCCGTGCGCGGGTGAGGCGAGAGACGCGATGAAGGTAGTGCCTTCGAGATCGAGCGAATGGGTGAGACCGGTGACGCGACAACAGCCGGCTTCTGCGATCATCGAGATCGACCGCGTCTCGCAGGTTTTTCAGACCTCGGCGCGCAGGGATCATGTGGCGCTATCGGACATCTCGCTGACGATCGAGGAGAGAGCTTTTGTCTCGATCCTCGGTCCATCTGGTTGTGGCAAGTCGACCCTGCTCTACATTGTCGGAGGCTTCGTCAGTCCGACCAGCGGCGCGGCGAAGATGAAGGGGCAGGCCATCACGGGGCCGGGACCGGATCGTGGACCGGTGTTCCAGGAATTTGCGCTGTTTCCCTGGAAGACCGTGCTCGGCAATGTGATGTACGGCCCGCGCCAGCAAGGGGTGCGCGCCGCCGAGGCTGAAGCGCAGAGCCAAGCCTTGATCGAGATGGTCGGCCTCAAGGGCTACGAGAACTTCTATCCCAAGGAGCTGTCGGGGGGCATGAAGCAGCGCGTCGCGCTGGCGCGAACGCTCGCCTACCATCCCGAAGTCCTGTTGATGGACGAACCGTTCGGCGCGCTCGACGCGCATACCCGG
This genomic stretch from Bradyrhizobium sp. CCGB12 harbors:
- the ilvD gene encoding dihydroxy-acid dehydratase, which translates into the protein MKKLRSRVTTDGLDRAPHRAFMRAMGLDDAAIARPMVGVVSMKGEQTPCNMTHDFQVAAAKTGIEEAGGTPREFSTVSVSDGISMNHEGMKFSLFSRELIADSIEAVVHGLAYDALIGYGGCDKTLPGVMMGMVRCNVPSIFIYGGSSLPGRVDGRTLTVLDSYEAVGSFTTGEIDGATLERIERACLPTIGACAGQFTANTMGMVSEAMGLTIPNVSMVPGVYAERAQISRRAGRLIMEMLERGGPLPRDIVTRKSLENGAAIVAATGGSTNAALHLPAIANEAGIAFSIDDVGEVFARTPLIGNLRPGGKYTAKDVYDIGGAAVVICELIRSGHIDGSCITITGRTLAEEYDAANAPDGEVVYASRAPIMPDGGVAVLKGNLCPDGAVIKVAGLKSQFFEGVARVFEDEEACVAAVRDRSYKAGEVLVIRNEGPVGGPGMREMLGVTALIYGQGMGEKVALITDGRFSGATRGMCIGYVSPEAFVGGPLALVRDGDKIRIDAANRRMDMLVDEQELTARRRDWKPRSPRHRAGALAKYARLVGQAPGGAVTHEGPAEWPWFE
- a CDS encoding ABC transporter ATP-binding protein; amino-acid sequence: MKVVPSRSSEWVRPVTRQQPASAIIEIDRVSQVFQTSARRDHVALSDISLTIEERAFVSILGPSGCGKSTLLYIVGGFVSPTSGAAKMKGQAITGPGPDRGPVFQEFALFPWKTVLGNVMYGPRQQGVRAAEAEAQSQALIEMVGLKGYENFYPKELSGGMKQRVALARTLAYHPEVLLMDEPFGALDAHTRTRLQNDLLNIWERDRKTVLFVTHSVDEAVFLSDKVVMMSKSPGRIRQIIDIDLPRPRRRNELLLDPRYQKYVVDIERMFDESDEAGAPA